The Glycine soja cultivar W05 chromosome 3, ASM419377v2, whole genome shotgun sequence genome window below encodes:
- the LOC114405924 gene encoding uncharacterized protein LOC114405924 — MSSTAYLLLLFLGISLHACYARHLSPLNKKLEEKSYFSIKSDEKNGLDSSPKQLNEAGHNKTETRLVGDSVKPRNQRSTNHHRVVHKATDANASGGGALQKSLVSVSWRVPHNNKKPRQKHPGFDLDYSPPKTHPPHHN; from the exons ATGTCATCAACTGCATAccttcttcttttgtttctgGGCATTTCATTGCATGCATGTTATGCCCGGCATCTTAGCCCTCTGAATAAGAAGCTGGAAGAGAAATCCTACTTCTCTATCAAG AGTGATGAGAAAAATGGACTTGATTCCTCTCCAAAGCAGCTCAATGAAGCTGGTCACAACAAGACGGAGACTCGATTGGTTGGTGATTCTGTGAAGCCAAGAAACCAAAGAAGCACTAACCATCATAGGGTAGTGCACAAAGCTACTGATGCAAATGCTTCAGGTGGTGGTGCTCTACAAAAGTCTCTTGTTTCAGTTTCATGGCGTGTGCCTCACAATAACAAGAAACCTCGTCAGAAACACCCTGGGTTTGACTTGGACTATTCGCCACCAAAGACACACCCTCCTCATCACAACTAA